A segment of the Terribacillus aidingensis genome:
GAAAAAGCTAAGGAGCTTGGCCTTAATCCGAAATTGAACGAAGATAAAGCATCGGAAAAGGATTTCCGTGATAATCCGAAGTATCTATCGCACATCCTGGAGCAGGATTATATGGTCGAGGATGATAACGGTGATATCAAGCTGGGCGGAGTCTCCATCGCACTTGCGATGAAGTCGGAATACCAGTTTACTACTGGTGGCAAAGGTCCTTACCGGGAGGATATCCCGCAGGATGAAATGCTTGCGCAAGCGAATGAAATGGCCAAGAAGATTGTCGAAAGAATGCGCGGAATCGACGGCTTAAGCGAAGTTCCAATTCATATCGCGGTTTATCGGGAAGCCAAGAAGGAATCTGTCGTGCCAGGTAACTTCGTTGCTGAAACGACTGTAGATAAAGGCAGCAGCTCGGTCGGAGATTGGGATAAAATCGACGAAAAGAACGTCTTATTCCCTTCTGATGATGCACAGGAGAATTACCCTGATGAAAGTCAATATATTTCCGCTTTCACTACGAAGGTGGCAAGCTTCTTCCCGAACTACACAGGAATGGTTGGCAGAGGATTCTACCAAAATGACGAGCTTAAGAAGCTGACGATCGATATTCCGATTCAATTCGAAGGG
Coding sequences within it:
- a CDS encoding CamS family sex pheromone protein — translated: MKRLAGVLSIGALILLASCGPSGGGEEEVKQETADGGEKTSVVSSYNFSDEEYKVLLPYESGKSKGVVNYETSAARGVIINQIANRLDIDEVEEGLRNHSKDVFSPEDYYFREGQMLDSDTLYSWIGRYAKAQENDKGEITDDEKAKELGLNPKLNEDKASEKDFRDNPKYLSHILEQDYMVEDDNGDIKLGGVSIALAMKSEYQFTTGGKGPYREDIPQDEMLAQANEMAKKIVERMRGIDGLSEVPIHIAVYREAKKESVVPGNFVAETTVDKGSSSVGDWDKIDEKNVLFPSDDAQENYPDESQYISAFTTKVASFFPNYTGMVGRGFYQNDELKKLTIDIPIQFEGNAEVVAFTQYAYSQIMDIFPNYYDLEINITSNDQTEAIITREHDTKEPEVYILN